One Treponema pectinovorum DNA segment encodes these proteins:
- a CDS encoding thiamine ABC transporter substrate-binding protein, with the protein MQRHIFKFIPFFLIFVFILNGCSKKADLAQSRAKDVVVYTYDSFCGEWGAGQAIAKKFTEKTGLKVTYVDCGDGVQILSRSVLEKDNPYVDVILGLDNNLALKAQNEDILESYKPQGIEEIPENLVAALGDKNLLTPYDYAPFAFIYDTKSKIEPPKSLDDLTNPQYKKKIILMNPRTSTPGLGFVTWTYAVKGEEFEDFWKALKPNILTMAPGWSAGYGLFLNGEAPLVISYSSSAAYHYEYDKTDRYKALIFSDGHIMQVEGAGLAKNAPNKKGAKLFLDFLISKEAQSEIPLKQWMLPANKTVELPASYIQACPTPQKLLSYDATLATGAVERIMDILNK; encoded by the coding sequence ATGCAACGTCACATCTTTAAATTTATTCCATTTTTTTTAATTTTTGTTTTTATTCTTAACGGCTGCTCTAAAAAAGCAGACCTCGCTCAAAGCCGTGCTAAAGATGTTGTAGTTTATACTTACGACAGCTTTTGCGGTGAATGGGGAGCAGGTCAGGCTATTGCCAAAAAGTTTACAGAAAAGACTGGCTTAAAAGTTACCTATGTAGACTGTGGCGACGGCGTGCAGATTTTGAGCCGTTCTGTTTTAGAAAAAGACAACCCTTATGTCGATGTAATTTTGGGTCTGGACAACAATCTAGCTTTAAAAGCGCAAAACGAAGATATTCTTGAATCTTATAAACCACAAGGCATAGAAGAAATTCCAGAAAATCTCGTTGCAGCTTTGGGAGATAAAAATCTTTTAACTCCTTACGATTATGCCCCATTTGCTTTTATTTACGACACAAAGTCTAAAATTGAACCTCCAAAATCTTTGGATGACCTTACAAATCCTCAATACAAAAAAAAGATAATTTTGATGAATCCTCGCACTTCTACTCCAGGGCTTGGCTTTGTAACTTGGACTTATGCCGTAAAAGGCGAAGAATTTGAAGATTTTTGGAAAGCGCTTAAACCTAATATCTTAACTATGGCACCAGGTTGGAGTGCAGGATATGGTCTGTTCTTAAACGGAGAAGCACCTTTAGTTATAAGTTACTCTTCAAGTGCTGCCTACCACTATGAATACGATAAAACAGACCGCTATAAAGCACTTATTTTTAGCGATGGACATATAATGCAGGTTGAAGGTGCAGGATTGGCAAAAAATGCTCCAAACAAAAAAGGTGCAAAACTGTTTCTGGACTTTTTAATTTCGAAAGAAGCACAAAGCGAAATTCCTTTAAAACAATGGATGCTTCCTGCAAATAAAACTGTAGAACTTCCAGCATCCTATATACAAGCGTGCCCTACACCACAAAAACTTCTCTCTTATGATGCAACACTTGCAACTGGTGCTGTAGAAAGGATTATGGATATCTTAAATAAATAA
- a CDS encoding tetratricopeptide repeat protein, whose amino-acid sequence MFCVFIALFFVSCNDKTQSKKDYISAVEAFEKQDFEKSILYCKKAAKQDTSFFEAKLLQAKNLFFTARYEESKKILKSLLKKYPKYTDAKLYQVRNLIALKKYDEAETLLKSEIKFNSADYRFYYLYSVLYAAKDEQDKRLFMCHKAEQLLDESALLQLELCELYMILALPKKADECLKKAEVLSLQPQQIQNIRAALKKGGAF is encoded by the coding sequence ATGTTTTGCGTTTTTATCGCGTTGTTTTTTGTTTCCTGCAACGACAAAACTCAAAGCAAAAAAGACTACATAAGCGCAGTAGAAGCTTTTGAAAAACAAGATTTTGAAAAATCAATTTTGTACTGTAAAAAAGCGGCAAAGCAGGATACGAGTTTTTTTGAAGCAAAACTCTTACAGGCAAAAAATCTTTTTTTTACAGCGCGGTATGAAGAAAGCAAAAAAATATTAAAATCACTTTTAAAAAAATATCCCAAATATACGGACGCAAAGTTGTATCAAGTGCGCAATCTTATCGCCTTAAAAAAATATGACGAAGCGGAAACCCTTTTAAAATCAGAAATAAAATTTAATTCAGCGGATTACAGGTTTTATTATCTGTATTCTGTTTTGTATGCAGCCAAAGACGAGCAGGATAAAAGACTTTTTATGTGCCACAAAGCAGAGCAACTGCTTGATGAATCAGCACTTTTGCAACTTGAACTTTGCGAACTTTATATGATTTTGGCTTTGCCTAAAAAAGCAGATGAATGTTTAAAAAAGGCAGAAGTTTTAAGTTTGCAGCCACAGCAAATACAAAATATCAGAGCTGCACTAAAAAAAGGTGGCGCGTTTTGA